The Mucilaginibacter terrae region TTACACCATGCAATCCGAAAGTGCGGTCGTAATCAAAACCTCCCCAAAACTCATACTTACGAATATTGCCCGAAAAATTATTGCCCGAATAGTTTACAATGGAGGCCGTGCCATAACGGTTGTAGCCGCCGGTGCCATTGGGTTCGTAGGTTTCGTAATCTTGCGTAAAGCCCGAACGATACAAGCCAAACACATCATAGGTATATAATAAGTTAAGCGATAAACCCTTAGCTATACCGTCCATTTTTTGGCGGGCGCTGATGTTAGCCATCATATTACGTGTTAAATCGGTACTTACACCCGCGGCCGACATCATGGCTAATGGGTTGCTTTTTTGGAACAACGAAGTACCGCCATAGCTACCATCAGGATTTAACAGCGGGAAGGCATTAGGTGGCGTGCTGTAAACCGTGCTAAGGAAAGTGCCGGTACCCACATTTGGAAAGCGCAGATTATAAATACGCCCCCCCACGTCTAAACTCACATCCAGGTTTTTATTTACGTGCAAATCAATATTGCTGCGCAGGTTATAACGCTGAAAATTGGTATTGGCATCGTATTTAGGATTATCGCCACCTTTGTATATACCGCCTTGGTTATAGTAGCTTAACAGGGTAAAAAACTTAACAAATGAGTTACCGCCGCTCACCGTTGTTACATAGCGTTGGGTTGGGGCAACCTTGCGTATAAAGCCATCAACAAAGTTATTGTTAGGATATTTGTACGGATCTGAGCCATCCTGATAAGCCTGTAATGCTGCTGCGTTGTAAACCGGCGTACCACCACTGTTTACCTGTGCCTCGTTGTAAAGTGTGGCATAGGTGTACGAATCGAGCGGACGGGTTATTTGCAAAGGTTGCGAAACACCGGCCTGTGCATCAAACGTTACCCTGGTATTGGTGGCGCTGCCGCGTTTGGTGCGCACATAAATTACCCCGTTGGCTGCGTACATGCCATACCAGGCTAATGTAGCCGCATCTTTTAATACGCTGATGCTTTCAATTTCGCCCAAGTCCATTGATTTAAACTCGCGCTCTACCCCATCAACCAGTACCAATGGCTCCTGGTTATTATTGTATGATGAACGACCGCGGATTACAAAACTCGACACATCATAACCTGGTTGCTGCGAACCATTGGGCGTAATGAGTAGGCCCGGTAACCTGCCGGTAAGTACATTGTTTAATGAAGATGATGGTATTTGCGGTAAATCATCGCCCTTAATGGTACTCACCGTAGCCGATACCTGGCGCTTTTTACGAATACCAAACGGAATGTAGACATTATCATCATCACCGGCATCAATGAGTGATTTAATTAGGATTACACTTCCTTTATTTGCCTCGGGGGCAGGTTTGGTAAGGGTTAAATAACCGTTCATTTGAAATACCAATACATCGCTGGTAGTACATTCAAGCGTAAAGCTGCCATCGGCACCGGTATTTACGCCGGAATTTACTTTCGATTCCTGCACAAAAACGTTTACGCCCGGAATAGGGTTATTACTTTGATCAACCACCTTGCCCTTTACCGTTATGTTTTGGTCGGGCTTGTCCTGGCTATATGCGTTTTGTATGCCCAGCCATAAAAACAGCAGGCATACTATATAATTAAGTTTTTGAAATTTCATAACTGAATAAGATTCTTTTAGGCATTAATGAAAATGAACATCTCTCCCTGTTATTCCCATCCGGGATTTTGCACCAGCACTCCTTTACTCTTGTATATTTCCTGTTTTGGAATTGGGTAGCGGTGCATGTATTCGAGATATACTTTTTGGAAATTGGTACCTAAAAGCACCGGTGTATAAGTGAATGTGCCATTGGTGTTTTTCACCACGTTCATGCCGTACATGGGTTTGGCTATTACATCGGGGCCGTTTTTCCAGCGCATAATATCGTACCAGCGGTGATCTTCAAACGCCAGTTCAATAGCGCGTTCGCGCCTGATGGCCTCGCGCATTTTAGCCTGGTCTAAACCGGCAGGTAAGCCCGGCATGCCTACGCGGGCACGTATCTGGTTTACTGCATTGTAAACATCGGTAACCGGACCATCCGATTCATTCAGTGCTTCGGCATAGTTGAGCAAAATTTCACCGTAACGGAAGAAGATGTAGTTTAACAGCGTTGTACCCGATGTACCGCCTAAGCGTACATAAACCTCGGGCCAGTATTTTTTACAGTAGTAGCGGGTTGCGGTGTAAGTGATGTTACTGGCATTGTAATCTTTACCGTAAGATACTGAACCATTTGCAGCAGTTTGCGACCAGGTCTCGATCTGTTTACCCTGCCACGGAGCACCGTTGTACAAAATATTGGAATAAAAGCGCGGATCGCGGTTAACGTAAGGCGCTTGCGGATTATAGCCTGATGTAGCATCGGTAATAGCGGCAGCACTGGTAATATTACCTTGCGCATCTTTTTTAACCGCCTCGTACATATCCACATGGTTTTGTGTAGGGTTCATTTGCCCCTGCGCGCCACCCGAACCGGGCGACATGGCGTAATCGGCAAAAATACCGTCAATAGCACGCGGCCCCCTGATCTTGATCATGATATACTCTGAAGGCGTACCCGGGGTTGGGTTAAAATTCAGGATGTTATCATACGATTGGTTGAGCACATAATAGTTAAGGTCAATAACTGCTTTGGCAGCATTGGCAGCAGCTTTCCATTTTTGTATGTTGTTTGATGGATTGTTTAACGTGCTTGCTGCATAAAGCAACACCCGTGATTTAAGTGCCAAAGCTGCACCTTTAGTTGCACGGCCATAGTTTGATGCACTGTAATCGGCCTCGTTACCTAATAATGGAACGGCTTTATCAATATCAGAATTAATAAAAGCTACACATTCATCATAAGTTTTACGAGGTAGGTTTACATCATCGTTTACCCCATACTCTTTGTCAATAATAGGTACGCCGCCAAACCTTTTAATCAATTCAAAATAAAAGAAAGCCCTGAGGAAACGCATTTCACCTTCAACCCTTGCCGCCGGGAAAATTGCAGCACTTGGCACGGTTGACATCCTATCGAGCATTTTATTGGTGATGGCAATGCCCTCGTACATACGTTTCCAAACATCGCGCATATCATTAAGCGATGCCGTGTTCGAATGATCATGATATAACCCACGGTTTAAGGTAGTAACCGAACTTTCAGAGTTTCCCGACACGGCTTCATCAGAGGCTTGTGAGGTTGACCCGCGGTGATCATTAAAGCGGGCATAATCGTTAATTAAGCTGTTATATGCATTATCCGCAAAGCGCGCCGCTTGCACCGGGTCGGCAAACACTTTATCATCATCGAGCGGTACGCCGGGAGTTCTGTCGAGGAAGCTTTTGATACAAGCAGTATTCACCAGCGACAGCAGCAGCACTATTGTATATATTTTATATCCTTTCATGGTGGGTTAGAATTGAATGTTTACGCCAAAATTGTAAATGCGCGAAGATGGGTAAAGCGATTGCAGCGGGAACGCCTGGTTAACCACGTTGAGGTTTTCAGGGTCTACGTACATTTTAAATGGTGTCCAGGTTTTAAGGTTTTGCCCGTTAAGGAATACCCTTACGCCACCCAGGTTGAGTTTGGTAAACCATTTTTTAGGCAGGTTCCAGGCCAACTCCACGTTCCTGATCTTGAGGTAAGCTGCATTTTGCAGAATATAATCGTTTAAGGCATAATTTAAGCCGGTGTAGCCCCTTGCGTGCAATGCAGGCCAGGTGGCAGTAGCTGCATTTTGCGGCGTCCAGGCGTTCATCATAAACGGATACATTTGCTGCCCGTTATTTTGCTCGGTAAGGATAAGGTTTGAGCTAACATGCGCCACACCTTGGAACATAACCGATAGTGTAACACCCTTGTAAGCAAAGCGCGGGGTAAAGCTGTATATATACTCCGGGTTTGGCGAGTAACCAATACCGGTACGGTCGTCAGAAGTAATTACACCGTCGCCGTTCAAATCCTTGAACTTTAAATCGCCCGGGATAACGGTACCACCCTGTGGTTTAACTGAGGTTGCAATATCTGCAGCCGAAGTATAAAAAGCCGTCGTTTATATAACCAATGAACTGTCCTACCGGCTTGCCTTCAATTTTTAATCCTTCCGGTATACCCAGTGGCTCATCGGCATTACGCACTACGTTGCGGGCAAAGCTTAGCTGGCCGTTAAGGCCTAATAAAAAGTCGCCAATTTTGCCTTGATAGTCTAATTCAATCTCGTAACCTTTGTTGTAAACCTCACCAATATTTAGGGAAGGATATGCGTGACCAAAGGTTAATAGTCCGCTGCGGCGTGGCGTTAATATATCTCTGCGGGTTTCATCAAACACATCTACGTTTAACTTAATTGCATCGTTTAAAAAGCGTGCTTCTAAGCCAATGTTACGCTTGGTACCGGTTTCCCAGGTTATTTGCGGGTTGCCAAGGTTGGTATCGTTGATAAATATGGTTGGATAGTTAGTTGGCGAGTTAGGCGAACCAAACTGAATGCTGGCATTGCTGGTGTAACTGGTTAAGAACAAGAAACGCTGGGCATTTAGCCTGTCGTTACCAACCATACCCCAGCTACCTCTAAACTTTAAGTAATTTAAGATGTCGTTCTTTTTAAAGAATTTCTCGTTGCTTGCTGTCCAGCCTGCCGAAAACGCCGGGAAAAAACCGTATTGTTTACCGGCATCCGAAAAGAAGTTATCAGATCCGTTATAACCAATGTTCACCTCGGCGTAGTAGCGCTCATCATAGTTGTATGTTGCCCTTGCAGCAATACCTTGTGCAGCCTTTGGCGGAGCGGTGAAAATGGTGTTATTAGGATCAGATGGTCCCTGGATTAACTGGCGGGTACCTAATAATAAGCCCGATACGGTATGCTTATCGAACGCACGGTTGTAATAAAAACCCGATTGCAGGTTCATGGTGGTGCTGCCGGTAGTCGTAAGGTTAATATTACCTAAAGGCTCATCGCGGTTACGGGTATCTGTTGAAAGTGTTATCTGCCCGGTTTTACGGTCTTGCACATAAGCAGCCCAGTTGGCATTACGGCGGGCTACGTTTTGGTAATACGAATCATAACCAAAGTTGGTACGGAAGGTTAAGCCCTTGGTAATAAAGCCCAGTTTGTGCTCGAGCGTAATGGTGCTTTCGATAGTGTTGTTATCATCGTTGCGGGTACCAAAACGGGTTAGCACAGCATATGGGTTCCAAATGTTGGTACCTACTGATGGATTTTGGGCAATGCGACCATCGGCCAGGGTTACAGGATAGGCATAAGCCGGAACCTGTAATATACGCGAGATCATGCCCTCGATGGTGTCATATGAAAACGCCGAAGATGATAATAAGCCGGCTGGCTGGTAACGGTTAGAAAAACGGCCGCCTAATTTTAGCCCAACAGTTAAGTTATTGCTCAGCGTAAAATCGAGGTTTGACCGGAAGTTATAGCGTTTAAAGTTGGGAACGGTATTGATACCGTATGGAGAGTCGAACTTTTTGAAAATACCATCCTGAAAGGCATAACCTGCCGAAACAAAGTATCGGGCAAATTTAGTACCGCCGTTTATGTTAATGTTATGCTGTGTTTGTGTGTAATATTTTCGTGTTAAATAATCAAACCACTGTACATCAGGGTAGGCATAAGGGTCTGAACCATCCTTAAACTTTTGCAATTCATCATCGGTAAATGGAGCCGTTTGACTATCATTACGATAAGCCTGGTTCAATAAAGAAGCATTATCATAAGCATTTAAGCCCACTGCCAAACCGGTATAAGTTTGTAAGGCAACGTTACCTGTATAAGTAACTTTAGGCCTGCCAATTTTACCCACCTTGGTGGTAATTACAATTACACCATTAGCGCCACGTATACCGTAAATAGCTGTGGCGGCCGCATCTTTTAGCACGGTAACCGTTTCAATTTCGCTGGCATCAATATCATTAAAGCCGGGGCGCTCAATACCATCAACCACTACAATGGCCGATGCATCATTAAACGTAGCTGCACCACGTATTTTAAGGGCTGCACCGTCGGCACCGGGCTGGCCGCTGGTTTGTACGGCTAATAAACCAGGTAATTTACCAATCAAACTATTGGTGGGGTTAACCGTAGGCGATTTCATGATCTCCTCGGCGTTGATCTGAGAAACAGCACCGGTAAGCGTCGATTTTTTTTGCTGGCCGTAACCCACAACCACAACTTCATTGAGGCCTTGCGAGCTGTCTTCTAAAATAACATCAAGTATATTGTCTTTGGCGGTTACATCTTTAGTTACAAAACCTATGTAGGTGAATGTTAGCTCGGTACCTGCCGCAGGTACCCGTAGCGAGTATTTACCATTTACATCGGTAATGGTGCCGCCTTTGCCACCCTTAACTTTAACGCTCACCCCCACCAGCGGAACGCCCTTGGTATCGCGAACGGTACCGGTTACGTTGGTTTGAGCATAAACAGCTCCGGTGAGGCAAAATAAAAAGACAAGAAACAGCCCAAGCCGCACTTTTAGCCTTTGGAGATCGAAGTGTGACCGGACGGGTAAACTTCCTTTCAAATGGAAAAATCTATCCATATAAATTAATTAAGGTTTGGTAAGTGTTTATTAATTGGTCAAATAAAAATTGCACAAAACGCTGTATATCACCCATATTTTGGGCAATAAAATTCAAGTCCGGATTTGAGCAAATTTTCAAATTCCGGTTGTAAGCCATACTTACTTCAATGGCCCCTGATGGGCAGCATTGCACATGAAATGAATTTTGAGAATTACGGACTAACTTGTCGTGTGGTAGAAATGAAGTAAAGTTTTATTCATAATTAATTTGGTTGTATTGGTTGTTAAATAGTAGTTATGTTAAAAGAATTGTAAGACATCAGGTTTGTCCTAAAACATTGGTGTACTGTTGGTTCATACTTGGGGTTTAATTTGTAAAAAGCCATTCTTTAAAAAATTCAGGAAGCACATAATCGAATGCAATCCTGCTATCATTTAAATAAAGGCTTTACTGTTATACTAATTGGTTTTGGCTTGATAAACCTTGAATTGGTTATCAAACAGGTCAAAAGTATTAAATATTCATTCAAAAAAACAAACCAAAAACATCATAAATAATTGATATTTAATTCATTACAAATTAAACGATACGCTTAATGCGCATAACTGTACAATTGTTATGTGCTGAATTTTAAGCCTGTAATGTGTTTTACATATTATAAATGTATTGCCATAATACGTTTACATCGCACAAAATTATTTTGCATTTAATATGCAACAAAGGCCTTTAAAGGTGTATTCAGATGAATTTTTTGAGTCGAGATGCCTCCTTTTATCATAATTATCTCATCGCTTACTCTGCTTTGTTAACAAACCATTTGCTTAATCATTAAGTTAACATCAACTTAATATTAGTTGCTTTTATTTGTACAAAACCCTGCTAATCGTATCAAATATGTTTCCTAATTGGTTAAGGCTTATTGGGCTTTTGCCAATATTATTGCTGATAACGGCTGCAACTTCAGCCCAAAGCAATCTTCCATATAATAAATTATTGGATCAGGTAGATGAAATAACCTTTCGTCACCCAGATTCGGCCCTTGTTATTCTAAAAAAAATTCATGCAGAATCATTAAATAATAACGATGTAACCACCGCAGGTATAAGCCTGCAACGGATGGGACAAATTTGTTATAACCAGGGGCACTATGCGCAAGCTTTAGATTTTTACCTGCATGCCGATAAGCTTTTTGGCCAGCAAAAAAACAAAGATCTGCTTGCTGGTAATCTGGCCAAAATGGGAATACTTTATTACTATAATAAACAGTTAGATAAATCGCGCTCATTGTATAAACGAGCATTAAGTATATACCGCTCAAGCAATAACTTAAAAGGCCAGGCTGAGGTGTATGGCAACATGGGGCACCTGTTTGAAAAACGTAAGCTGTACGATAGTGCTTTTTACTACCAGCATTTAGCTCTTGCCCGTTACAACCAAGTTAGTTTAAAACAGGGTGCAGCCAAAATTTATGAAAACCTGGGCAGCATTTATGAAGATTTGGCTAAATATGATTCAGCTTATACATGCTTTACCAAATCAAAACAACTATACGACCAGGATGACAATACCATTGCCAGCATAGAGGTTATTAATAATATTGGGGATGTATTGCGCAAAACCGGCCGCTATGCCGAAAGTATTATCCAATCGCGCAAGGCTTATAACCTATCATTACAAACCAATAATTTGTACCAGTTGGCAGCATCAAGCCGTGATTTGGGTAAGAGTTACCAGTTGCTCAGGCAAATGGACAGTGCCTATCATTATATAGAGCTTAGCCGCCGCTACTCGCTGGATGTTTACTCTAAAGAGGCGCTAAATCAAACCGCCTTTTTACAGGTTTTGTATGATATTGATAAAAAGAGCGATGAAATTGCCCGCCTTAATGCCATTCGCAAAACCAACCGCATTATTGCAGCTGCAGTTATTACAGTTTCGGCACTGCTCATAATTATAGCCATCGTTATTTTCAGCAGGCAACGCCTGAAATTACGCGATCAAAAGATTTTGGCCGATCAAAACCGCTCTATTTACGAAGCACAAAAGGAATTGATGCAACTGGAGCTTAAAAATAAAAACCTGGAAGAAGATAGCCTGAAGCAGCAATTAGAACTCAAAAGCCGCGAGCTATCAACACATACCCTTAACCTTATTAAAAACAACCAATTGCTTGAGGGTATGCGCAACACCTTACAGGAAATGGTGAAAGATGATAAGCGCGACCAAAAGAAACAAATGCAGCAAATTATCCAGCAAATAAATCAAAGCTTTAGCCACGAGCAACACTGGAAAGAATTTACTACCGCATTTGAACAGGTACACCAAAGCTTTTTTGATAACCTTAAACAACATAGCAACGATCTTACCTCAACAGATATTAAACTGATAGCCCTACTTAAAGTAAATATGGAATCGAAAGATATTGCCGGGCTGCTGGGCATATCAATGGATAGTTTAAGGGTTGCGCGGTACCGCTTGCGCAAAAAACTCAACCTCGAACAAGGCGATAATCTATCATCATTTATACAAGGATTGTAGCCTCACTTTTCAAATCCTTGAACGCTTAACAATAGCTTAACGTAACGGTTAAGTAATGATAATGGAGATTAATTTACATTTCAAATTTCTAAAAATCAATGCTTTATAAAAACATGTTGCTATTTAATTTACGGTATATGTAACGGTGTTTCCTTTTTGTAACCCTCAAAATTTCATTTAAAGCTGCAGGCTGATACACCTTTGCGACATCAAAAAATCGACTAAAATTTTTGTATCAAAATTCACCCTAACAAATGAACAAACTTTTACAAACCCTTTTATATCTCGTATGCTTTGTGGCGGCGGCCAATGCCACCGAGATCAAAGGTCACGTGTATGATCAAAAAACAGGCGAGCCTTTAACCGGCGCAACTGTAAGCCTCGAAAGAAGCGGTAAAGGAACTTCAACCGGCTTAGACGGTTCATTTTCTTTTAAAGATGTAAAGCCAGGTACCTATACCCTGCGCATTAGCTACATAGCTTACAAAAGCGCAACCATGGAAATTGTTGCCACTAAAGATAAAGACGATTATCATCACCTAAAATTCTACCTTGAGCCGGCAGGCAAAGATCTTAACGAAGTAACTGTGGTTACCAAAAGAGATGGTTCGGCTGAGCGTGAAGCCCGCAGGTTAGAGCAGGAGTCGGTCCAGATTATGAATGTGGTATCGGGCAAAGCCATTGAGGTATCGCCTGATATTACGGTGGCTAACGTTATTCAGCGTGTATCGGGCGTATCGGTTGAGCGCAACAGCAATGGTGATGCCCAATATGCCATTATACGCGGCATGGATAAGCGTTACAGCTATACGCTGGTAAACGGCATAAAAATACCAAGCCCCGAGAATCAGTACCGTTATGTACCTCTTGATATTTTCCCGGCTGATTTGTTAGACCGTTTAGAAGTTTCTAAATCCCTTACCCCTAACATGGAAGGTGATGCCGTTGGTGGTGTAACCAATATGGTGATGAAAGAAGCACCAAGCCGCTTAACTATTAACGGAAACATTGCCACAGGGTACAACCAGTTGTATTTTGATCGTAAGTTTATGAGTTTCGACCACTCTAATACTAATTACAAATCGCCTTACGAGGTTAATGGCCGTGCTTACCAGGCAACAGCTAACGATTTTAATAAAGGCGTGTTTAACTACAGCCAAAAAGTTCCTCCTCCAAACATCGTTGGTAGCTTGTCAATCGGCCAGCGTTTTTTAAACAACAAACTGGGTGTTATTTTGGCCGGAAGTTACCAAAACACTTACCGTGGCAGTAATAACACACTTTATAACCAAAATACATCTGTTATTTCTGAAACCAATCTTTTTGGCAATATCACCAGCCGCGCCGACAGGCAGTTCTCTGAACAGCAAAAGCGTTACGGTTTACATAGCAAGGTTGATTATGCCTTTAACAACAACAATAAATTAAGCCTTTACAATGTTTACGTAAGGCTTGATAACGCGCAGATACGGGATGGTGTTACCACAAACTTTAACAGTTCGGTTTACAATGCTCAAGCCGGTAATGCCGAGTTAACTTACTCAACACGCAGCCGCTTAACCGAGCAACAAATTTACAGCAGCACCCTGCATGGCGATCACAGCTTGTTTAAAAACAAGTTCAAGATACAATGGTCGGGCGTGTATTCATCGGCTAAAAATGATCAGCCCGATATTGCCACCATTAGTTTAAACGGTTTACGCCAAAACTTTAACGAGTACAGAACGGTACTGGTAACCTCGGCACCTGTAACACGCCGCTGGCAACGCAACACCGACGAAGATAAAGCCGGTTACCTCGACCTTACTTACACTGCAAAAATTGCAGGTGCAACTGTTGATTTTAGCACCGGTGGTTTATACCGCGATAAAGACCGCAGCAACTTTTACAACAACTATACTTTAGCACCTGCTAATGCCGGCACAACCTATTCCGATTATAATAATAGCTATGCTAACGTAGCCTTATCGCTAGCCACACCTACCGGTGGTGTAAAAAACTCACAAACCTACGAAGCATCTGAAAAAGTGGGTGCAGGCTATGGCATGTTTAAATTAACCTCCAATAAATTACAGGTAATTGGTGGCGCCCGTGTTGAACATACCAACCAAGGCTACCGCATGTTGTTTCCGCAAGGAGAACTACGCCCAAACGGCAACCAGGTTTATACCGATGTGCTACCAAGCTTAGTGGTAAAATATAAACTCGGTGTTAAACAACAGCTACATGGTTCGTACTACAAGGCATTAAATCGCCCGGGCTTTTATGAAATCGTACCCGGAGGCGCCCCTAACGAAGACTACGTTGAACGCGGCAACCCCGACCTGAAACGTGCACTGGCCGATAACTATGACCTGCGTTATGAGTTATTCCCCGGAGCATCAGAGCAATTACTGGTTGGTGTATTTTACAAAAAAATCAAAGACCCGATTGAGTATACCTTCCAGCCCGATGCCACCCGTGGTCAGGATATTTACTATACCCCTGGCAACTTTGGAACAGCCCGCAACTACGGTGCAGAGGTTGATTACATTAAATTTTTCAACAAAATTGGCATTAAAGCCAACTACACCTACACCCACTCGCGCATTACTACGCCAAAAACCATGCGCCATTTAGACCCTGCTACGGCACAAGTACTGCCTTACCTGGTAAACCAAACCCGTCCGCTCTATGGCCAGTCAGAGCATGTGGCTAATGTATCGTTATTGTATAAAGACACTAAAAAAGGATGGGATGCACAACTGGCAGCTTCTTACACAGGTGAGCGTATCAATACCGTATCACAGTTTTTAAATAATGACCTTTGGCAAAAACCATTTGTACAAATGGATGCATCGGCCGAGAAAAAGCTAAAACACGGCATTACTGTATTTATTAAAGCAGGCAACCTGTTAAACACACCTTCCAAACTATTTATAAAAGGAACAAGTGCTGAAAATGCTAAGCTCGACGACAAAGTTGCATCAAACGGCCAAACTTTAATACGCAGCGATTATTACAAGCAAAGCTATTTATTAGGCATACGTTACAAACTGTAAACATCTTAAAAAATTAATATGAAGACTTTAAAACCATTTTTAGCCGCTTTAGGCCTTCTGGCTATAATTTTCACGGGAT contains the following coding sequences:
- a CDS encoding SusC/RagA family TonB-linked outer membrane protein — protein: MKFQKLNYIVCLLFLWLGIQNAYSQDKPDQNITVKGKVVDQSNNPIPGVNVFVQESKVNSGVNTGADGSFTLECTTSDVLVFQMNGYLTLTKPAPEANKGSVILIKSLIDAGDDDNVYIPFGIRKKRQVSATVSTIKGDDLPQIPSSSLNNVLTGRLPGLLITPNGSQQPGYDVSSFVIRGRSSYNNNQEPLVLVDGVEREFKSMDLGEIESISVLKDAATLAWYGMYAANGVIYVRTKRGSATNTRVTFDAQAGVSQPLQITRPLDSYTYATLYNEAQVNSGGTPVYNAAALQAYQDGSDPYKYPNNNFVDGFIRKVAPTQRYVTTVSGGNSFVKFFTLLSYYNQGGIYKGGDNPKYDANTNFQRYNLRSNIDLHVNKNLDVSLDVGGRIYNLRFPNVGTGTFLSTVYSTPPNAFPLLNPDGSYGGTSLFQKSNPLAMMSAAGVSTDLTRNMMANISARQKMDGIAKGLSLNLLYTYDVFGLYRSGFTQDYETYEPNGTGGYNRYGTASIVNYSGNNFSGNIRKYEFWGGFDYDRTFGLHGVNFSTRFSRANYSLFGLLDSKREGISNRLSYNYNQRYFVDVIATYSGSENFMPGRRFGWFPAVSAGWIISDENFLKGTKFLDFLKLRGSYGLVGNDALSSLGNRRFAFLNNYNRSATGYNFGTSYTGVGGTAENALANPNLTWEKAYKTSIGFDAKLFNQSVSLSADYFYEDRKNLLTNSLLPSIIGQSLVQVNEGEAEYRGFEAEINWHKKIGKVDINLFGNYTYSNSKILSINEGAGLPDYQKQLGHPITSVLQGTSYIRNFLQADGIFQTQAQIDASPVQRFSRTVKPGDIKYKDINGDNVIDNLDFVTTDYNFVPKSYFGFGTNVAYKGFDVSLFFQGVAGRTITIQNLVNSGNANNGYLNQFSVDRWTPSTPNALYPRLLLSDRGNNTQNSDFWLRSGDYIRLKNAELGYSFSPKIIKKLRLQQLRLYVSGLNLLTFDKLKGLPLDVELPESGYNTSYPYMRIYSFGLNLKF
- a CDS encoding RagB/SusD family nutrient uptake outer membrane protein — translated: MKGYKIYTIVLLLSLVNTACIKSFLDRTPGVPLDDDKVFADPVQAARFADNAYNSLINDYARFNDHRGSTSQASDEAVSGNSESSVTTLNRGLYHDHSNTASLNDMRDVWKRMYEGIAITNKMLDRMSTVPSAAIFPAARVEGEMRFLRAFFYFELIKRFGGVPIIDKEYGVNDDVNLPRKTYDECVAFINSDIDKAVPLLGNEADYSASNYGRATKGAALALKSRVLLYAASTLNNPSNNIQKWKAAANAAKAVIDLNYYVLNQSYDNILNFNPTPGTPSEYIMIKIRGPRAIDGIFADYAMSPGSGGAQGQMNPTQNHVDMYEAVKKDAQGNITSAAAITDATSGYNPQAPYVNRDPRFYSNILYNGAPWQGKQIETWSQTAANGSVSYGKDYNASNITYTATRYYCKKYWPEVYVRLGGTSGTTLLNYIFFRYGEILLNYAEALNESDGPVTDVYNAVNQIRARVGMPGLPAGLDQAKMREAIRRERAIELAFEDHRWYDIMRWKNGPDVIAKPMYGMNVVKNTNGTFTYTPVLLGTNFQKVYLEYMHRYPIPKQEIYKSKGVLVQNPGWE
- a CDS encoding SusC/RagA family TonB-linked outer membrane protein; the protein is MDRFFHLKGSLPVRSHFDLQRLKVRLGLFLVFLFCLTGAVYAQTNVTGTVRDTKGVPLVGVSVKVKGGKGGTITDVNGKYSLRVPAAGTELTFTYIGFVTKDVTAKDNILDVILEDSSQGLNEVVVVGYGQQKKSTLTGAVSQINAEEIMKSPTVNPTNSLIGKLPGLLAVQTSGQPGADGAALKIRGAATFNDASAIVVVDGIERPGFNDIDASEIETVTVLKDAAATAIYGIRGANGVIVITTKVGKIGRPKVTYTGNVALQTYTGLAVGLNAYDNASLLNQAYRNDSQTAPFTDDELQKFKDGSDPYAYPDVQWFDYLTRKYYTQTQHNININGGTKFARYFVSAGYAFQDGIFKKFDSPYGINTVPNFKRYNFRSNLDFTLSNNLTVGLKLGGRFSNRYQPAGLLSSSAFSYDTIEGMISRILQVPAYAYPVTLADGRIAQNPSVGTNIWNPYAVLTRFGTRNDDNNTIESTITLEHKLGFITKGLTFRTNFGYDSYYQNVARRNANWAAYVQDRKTGQITLSTDTRNRDEPLGNINLTTTGSTTMNLQSGFYYNRAFDKHTVSGLLLGTRQLIQGPSDPNNTIFTAPPKAAQGIAARATYNYDERYYAEVNIGYNGSDNFFSDAGKQYGFFPAFSAGWTASNEKFFKKNDILNYLKFRGSWGMVGNDRLNAQRFLFLTSYTSNASIQFGSPNSPTNYPTIFINDTNLGNPQITWETGTKRNIGLEARFLNDAIKLNVDVFDETRRDILTPRRSGLLTFGHAYPSLNIGEVYNKGYEIELDYQGKIGDFLLGLNGQLSFARNVVRNADEPLGIPEGLKIEGKPVGQFIGYINDGFLYFGCRYCNLS
- a CDS encoding tetratricopeptide repeat protein, translated to MFPNWLRLIGLLPILLLITAATSAQSNLPYNKLLDQVDEITFRHPDSALVILKKIHAESLNNNDVTTAGISLQRMGQICYNQGHYAQALDFYLHADKLFGQQKNKDLLAGNLAKMGILYYYNKQLDKSRSLYKRALSIYRSSNNLKGQAEVYGNMGHLFEKRKLYDSAFYYQHLALARYNQVSLKQGAAKIYENLGSIYEDLAKYDSAYTCFTKSKQLYDQDDNTIASIEVINNIGDVLRKTGRYAESIIQSRKAYNLSLQTNNLYQLAASSRDLGKSYQLLRQMDSAYHYIELSRRYSLDVYSKEALNQTAFLQVLYDIDKKSDEIARLNAIRKTNRIIAAAVITVSALLIIIAIVIFSRQRLKLRDQKILADQNRSIYEAQKELMQLELKNKNLEEDSLKQQLELKSRELSTHTLNLIKNNQLLEGMRNTLQEMVKDDKRDQKKQMQQIIQQINQSFSHEQHWKEFTTAFEQVHQSFFDNLKQHSNDLTSTDIKLIALLKVNMESKDIAGLLGISMDSLRVARYRLRKKLNLEQGDNLSSFIQGL